A region from the Medicago truncatula cultivar Jemalong A17 chromosome 6, MtrunA17r5.0-ANR, whole genome shotgun sequence genome encodes:
- the LOC120576016 gene encoding uncharacterized protein codes for MHLRFYLIIYHQGAAGHDVERCYALKKEVQKLLNSKELTFADPDHVAQNNPLPPHGPVVNMIQDCQEDACILYACDIKTPLVPIHVKMCEVALFSHDHEGCEVCSVDPRGCMQVQNDVQGLLDKKELVVTKEIKSKSVCVVTPIFRARRPLVINANSTKPAGTPLVICVPRPVPLSSQKAVPYKYEGTILEPGSETTSPSVVDNIAESSQILRSGRVLPVVVQKSTSISIEETVKEQNTGKGRVGEHPKEIDYEDADEILKLIKRSEYRVVDQLLQTPAKISIMSLLSSSGAHRDALKKVLDQAFVDYDVTLGQFESIVGNVTACNSLSFSDEDLPAEGKKHNQALLISVLCITDSLSNVLIDTGSALNVMPKSTLDQLTYSEALLRPSKVTVRAFDGTRRSVYGEIDLPISVSPHEFQVTFQVMEIQASFSCLLGRPWIHDAGAVTSTLHQKLKFVSHGKLITVSGESAFLISNLSAFSVIGGSSSDGSSFQGFSAEGSVGKIETCMASLKDAQRVIQEGKTEVWGQLVELPENKRKEGVGFLNSRSGKFDPTEGSFRSAGFIHDSSEINAITDDAPGGVAPVFVTPGGACCNWIAMDIPSVIPRSKLNISEPVEHSNPMLPPNFEVPVYEAIVEDDEEIPDEIRWMLEQERKTIQPHQEEVEIINLGTEEDKKEIKIGALLEVSVKKRIIELLREYNEIFAWSYKDMPGLDPDVVEHRLPLKSECPLIDAGFLVTSEYPQWLANIVPVPKKDGKVRMCVDYRDLNKASPKDNFPLPHIDVLVDNTAKCKVFSFMDGFSGYNQIRMAPEDREKTSFITPWGAFCYVVMPFGLINAGATYQRGMTKIFHDMIHKEIEVYVDDMIIKSGTEEEHVDQKGIEVDPDKVRAIREMPVPKTEKQVRGFIGDSIISPDLSLT; via the exons atgcacttgcggttttatctcatcatttATCATCAAGGGGCAGCAGGTCACGATGTGGAACGTTGTTATGCCCTCAAGAAAGAGGTCCAAAAACTGCTCAATAGCAAAGAGTTAACTTTCGCCGACCCTGATCATGTTGCCCAGAACAATCCTCTGCCTCCCCATGGGCCTGTTGTTAATATGATTCAAGATTGTCAGGAAGATGCTTGCATTCTCTACGCATGTGACATCAAGACCCCTTTGGTACCGATACATGTGAAAATGTGTGAAGTAGCTCTCTTCAGTCATGATCACGAGGGTTGTGAGGTGTGTTCGGTGGATCCTCGTGGTTGCATGCAAGTCCAAAATGATGTGCAAGGTCTCCTAGATAAAAAGGAACTTGTGGTTACAAAGGAAATCAAGAGCAAAAGTGTTTGTGTTGTCACCCCAATATTCAGAGCTAGGAGGCCGCTTGTGATAAACGCTAACAGTACAAAGCCCGCTGGCACTCCTCTGGTAATCTGTGTCCCTAGGCCTGTACCTCTTTCCTCTCAGAAAGCCGTACCTTACAAATATGAAGGCACAATTCTTGAACCCGGAAGTGAAACGACCTCACCATCTGTTGTGGACAATATTGCCGAGAGTAGTCAGATTTTGAGAAGCGGCCGCGTTCTTCCTGTTGTGGTTCAGAAAAGCACTAGTATCTCGATTGAAGAAACAGTAAAGGAGCAGAACACAGGTAAAGGTAGAGTTGGGGAGCATCCCAAAGAGATTGACTATGAGGATGCTGATGAAATCTTAAAGCTGATCAAGAGGAGCGAGTACAGGGTTGTGGACCAGTTGTTACAAACCCCTGCAAAGATTTCCATTATGTCTCTGTTATCAAGCTCTGGTGCTCATCGAGATGCCCTGAAGAAAGTACTGGACCAGGcttttgtggattatgatgtgaCTTTGGGCCAGTTTGAAAGTATTGTGGGGAATGTGACCGCATGTAACAGTCTgagtttcagtgatgaagaccTCCCAGCGGAGGGGAAGAAGCACAATCAGGCGTTACTCATCTCTGTACTTTGCATAACAGACTCTTTATCCAATGTTCTAATAGACACCGGCTCTGCTCTTAATGTAATGCCCAAATCAACCCTTGACCAATTGACATATTCCGAGGCTCTCTTGAGGCCCAGTAAGGTGACGGTGAGGGCATTTGATGGGACCAGAAGATCAGTATATGGTGAGATAGATTTGCCCATCTCAGTCAGCCCACATGAGTTTCAGGTTACTTTTCAAGTCATGGAGATCCAGGCTTCTTTCAGTTGTTTGCTTGGCAGACCATGGATTCATGACGCTGGGGCAGTGACATCCACTCTCCACCAGAAGCTAAAATTTGTAAGCCATGGAAAGCTCATCACTGTGAGTGGCGAGTCAGCCTTTTTGATCAGCAATTTGTCTGCTTTCTCTGTTATTGGTGGTAGTAGTTCAGATGGGTCATCATTCCAAGGTTTCTCTGCTGAAGGAAGTGTAGGTAAGATTGAGACTTGTATGGCTTCGTTGAAGGACGCACAGAGGGTAATCCAGGAAGGCAAAACCGAAGTTTGGGGTCAGCTAGTGGAGTTACCAGAGAACAAGCGCAAGGAAGGGGTTGGTTTTCTTAACAGTAGGTCTGGGAAGTTTGACCCTACCGAAGGCTCTTTCCGCAGTGCCGGATTCATCCACGATTCATCAGAGATCAATGCAATTACCGATGATGCGCCTGGAGGAGTGGCACCTGTCTTTGTAACACCTGGAGGAGCATGCTGCAACTGGATTGCTATGGACATTCCTTCTGTGATACCCCGATCTAA ACTGAACATAAGCGagcccgttgaacacagtaaccccATGCTTCCTCCCAACTTTGAGGTCCCGGTTTACGAGGCTATAGTAGAGGATGATGAGGAGATTCCTGATGAGATCAGATGGATGTTGgaacaagaaagaaagacaaTTCAACCTCATCAAGAAGAGGTAGAAATCATCAATCTGGGTACTGAGGAAGATAAAAAAGAGATCAAGATTGGGGCATTGTTAGAGGTATCTGTCAAGAAGAGGATAATTGAGCTTCTCAGAGAGTATAATGAGATATTTGCATGGTCATACAAGGACATGCCGGGTCTAGATCCTGATGTTGTGGAACACAGACTGCCTTTGAAGTCTGAGTGTCCTCTA attgatgcaggTTTCCTAGTCACATCAGAGTATCCTCAATGGTTGGCCAACATAGTGCCcgttccaaagaaagatggcaaagtcagaatgtgtgttgattatCGGGACTTGAACAAGGCTAGTCCGAAGGATAATTTCCCTTTACCTCACATTGATGTATTGGTTGATAACACTGCTAAGTGCAAGgttttctccttcatggacggtttctccggctaCAATCAGATCAGGATGGCTCCtgaggatagagaaaagacgtctttcatcACGCCCTGGGGTGCTTTCTGCTATGTGGTGATGccatttggtttgataaatgctggtgccactTACCAAAGGGGCATGACCAAAATCTTTCATgatatgattcacaaagaaattgAAGTCTACGTAGATGATATGATTATTAAGTCTGGCacagaagaagaacatgttga TCAAAAGGGTATTGAAGTTGATCCCGACAAGGTCAGAGCCATCAGAGAAATGCCTGTTCcaaagacagagaagcaagtcagaggttttaTTGGAGACTCAATTATATCTCCAGATTTATCTCTCACATGA
- the LOC120576015 gene encoding uncharacterized protein, which produces MLAAEQENAQLREELVNLKGEMERMALMMETMMAEREQAAISNSTPVVVVTAAPEGPPQPSPTTTTTIGLTQPLMTDFSSGNMATMGNSGFRPLGPQGLFSTPQYSMPPGYPWGMPLAANGVFRPSATEMPFAHGQHTSPFFQMGQLFPQAAMTRAGSTVHVEPQQEEQIYHSNSVMGDDKAVNWEERFGALEKEMSNMRGKEVVVQSIYDLCLVPDVDIPPKFKMPVFEKYQGDSCPQNHLTMYITKMIAYRNNVPLLIHCFQDSLTGPAHTWFMGLKGITTFEQLADAFMQQYKYNMYLAPSRKELQSLTQKDKESFKEYAQRFIQKASQIRPPLDERELSEMFYETLSPCYSEKMIVCASQKFIDLVETGIRIEDWARKGAGSSGGSAGSSSNGNKKFGNGYSKRNAQEVGMVAHGGSQPVYPSHPYVANITPQMTAPQNPNYQPPRPQGPSPYYPPLYQLPYNPQQFPQQPYYPQQPYQQRPQYPPQQQPRPQAPYNQQNQKQQFDPIPMTYGALLPSLLTQNLVHTLPPPRIPDPLPRWYRPELHCVY; this is translated from the coding sequence ATGTTAGCAGCAGAACAGGAAAACGCTCAGCTCAGAGAGGAACTAGTTAACCTCAAGGGAGAGATGGAAAGAATGGCACTTATGATGGAAACTATGATGGCTGAGAGAGAGCAAGCAGCAATCTCCAATTCAACTCCTGTTGTGGTCGTCACAGCTGCACCTGAGGGTCCCCCGCAACCATCTCCGACTACTACTACAACTATCGGCCTCACCCAGCCTCTGATGACTGATTTTTCTTCTGGTAATATGGCAACTATGGGTAACTCAGGCTTCCGTCCTCTTGGCCCCCAGGGTCTCTTTTCTACTCCTCAGTATTCCATGCCTCCAGGCTACCCTTGGGGCATGCCGCTTGCAGCTAATGGGGTTTTTCGTCCAAGTGCTACTGAAATGCCATTCGCACATGGTCAACATACTTCACCTTTTTTTCAGATGGGCCAGCTATTTCCTCAGGCTGCTATGACTCGAGCAGGATCCACTGTGCATGTTGAGCCACAGCAGGAAGAGCAGATTTATCATTCTAACAGTGTGATGGGGGACGACAAAGCAGTTAACTGGGAAGAGAGGTTCGGGGCTTTGGAAAAAGAGATGAGTAACATGCGTGGTAAAGAAGTAGTCGTCCAGAGTATATACGATCTTTGCTTGGTACCAGATGTGGATATACCCCCAAAATTCAAGATGCCTGTGTTTGAGAAATACCAAGGGGACTCGTGTCCACAAAATCATCTAACCATGTATATTACGAAGATGATAGCTTACAGGAACAACGTACCTTTGCTCATTCATTGCTTCCAGGACAGTTTGACCGGTCCTGCACATACTTGGTTTATGGGATTGAAAGGCATTACTACATTTGAACAATTGGCTGACGCTTTCATGCAACAATACAAATACAACATGTATCTGGCGCCTAGTCGCAAAGAGTTGCAGTCCTTGACCCAAAAGGACAAAGAATCATTCAAAGAGTATGCACAACGCTTCATCCAGAAGGCCTCCCAGATTCGTCCGCCCTTGGATGAAAGGGAATTATCCGAGATGTTCTATGAGACTCTGAGTCCTTGCTATTCAGAGAAAATGATTGTTTGTGCATCACAGAAATTCATCGACCTGGTAGAGACGGGGATACGTATTGAGGATTGGGCTCGTAAGGGAGCTGGTTCTTCAGGTGGTTCTGCAGGAAGTTCGTCTAATGGTAACAAGAAGTTTGGTAATGGTTACTCAAAAAGGAATGCTCAAGAAGTCGGCATGGTGGCCCATGGAGGATCTCAGCCTGTGTACCCTAGTCATCCTTATGTTGCTAACATTACCCCACAAATGACCGCTCCCCAGAACCCAAATTATCAACCACCAAGACCTCAAGGACCTTCACCATACTATCCACCACTATATCAACTACCATACAACCCACAACAATTCCCTCAACAACCATATTACCcccaacaaccataccaacaaagGCCACAATACccaccacaacaacaacccCGTCCTCAAGCTCCCTACAATCagcaaaatcaaaaacaacaatttgatCCCATACCAATGACATATGGAGCATTACTGCCTTCCTTGCTCACGCAAAACCTGGTTCACACACTACCACCCCCTCGCATTCCAGATCCTCTCCCACGCTGGTACCGTCCTGAACTTcattgtgtttattga